The Winogradskyella schleiferi genome has a window encoding:
- a CDS encoding metal ABC transporter ATP-binding protein, with translation MNNKSIEKETPTSSGVIAVKVDDLTVAYNYKPVLWDIDLEIPESVLMAIVGPNGAGKSTLIKAILGILKPIAGSVSIYDKPYEKQRQLVAYVPQKGSVDWDFPTTALDVVMMGTYGSLGWIKRPGQKEKKASLEALEKVGMLAFKSRQISQLSGGQQQRIFLARALVQNASIYFMDEPFQGVDATTEIAIINILKELRKAGKTVIVVHHDLQTVPEYFDWVTFLNVKKIATGPVKDIFNDDNLTKTYGINYKVSIQE, from the coding sequence TTGAATAACAAGTCAATAGAGAAAGAGACGCCTACTTCTTCAGGAGTAATAGCCGTGAAAGTGGACGACCTTACCGTTGCCTACAACTACAAACCTGTACTTTGGGATATCGATTTAGAAATCCCGGAAAGTGTACTTATGGCAATTGTTGGTCCAAATGGTGCTGGCAAATCCACACTGATAAAAGCAATTCTAGGCATTTTAAAACCAATAGCTGGTAGCGTGTCCATCTATGACAAACCTTACGAAAAACAAAGACAGCTAGTCGCTTATGTTCCTCAAAAGGGAAGCGTGGATTGGGATTTTCCTACTACAGCCTTAGATGTGGTAATGATGGGAACTTACGGAAGTTTAGGTTGGATAAAACGTCCTGGTCAAAAAGAGAAAAAAGCATCGCTTGAAGCTTTAGAAAAAGTAGGTATGCTAGCGTTTAAAAGTCGACAAATAAGTCAGCTGTCAGGCGGACAACAACAACGTATATTTTTAGCAAGAGCGTTAGTACAAAACGCGTCCATCTACTTTATGGACGAACCTTTTCAAGGTGTAGATGCCACGACTGAAATTGCCATTATCAATATATTAAAAGAATTAAGAAAAGCGGGGAAAACAGTCATTGTAGTACATCACGATTTGCAAACCGTACCAGAATATTTTGATTGGGTTACCTTTTTAAACGTAAAAAAAATCGCCACAGGGCCAGTGAAGGATATCTTTAATGATGATAACTTAACCAAGACCTATGGTATTAATTATAAAGTTAGCATTCAGGAGTAA